The Actinomycetota bacterium genome segment TATTTCCAGATTAAACCCCCCAATTACATAGTGGCTAAATTCAATTAGGATATTTTTAGATTTCCTGTCCCGCTTTTCAGTCATTATGACTATGGCTTCCAGGATGGCGGAAAATACTGAAATCTGATTTCTTGAAAAATTAAGTATCTTGTAGAAACTGGAATAAAGTATATCTTCGTAATTCCTTTCATCTAAAATAAGCCTTAAGTTTTGCTGTTGATCATAAAAATATTTGGTACCGGTACAATAATCATTTATTTCAGACATTATCACTGCCATATTCCTTACTCCCAGCATAGCGGTGTTAGGATCATTTATACTGGGTGATATAGCTCTTAAGGCCACCTCTTCAATTTTCTGGATGCCAAAATCTATATCTTGATTGGTGCTTTTATAGTTGCCCAGGGTTATGTATTTATCAACATTGCATTTTATTTCTTCTTCCTTATCATGGTTCCAAATCAATAGTACTGTAGTATATTTACCCACAAAATCGCCAACCCTAACCGTGGTTTCTACCAGAATATCATTATCTTTGGCAAATTTAATTAATCCTTCCGCGTCAATATACTGGATGTGCCCAAATTTGGTTGCTTTTACTTCCATACGGCTTATCTTATAAAGGTTAATAAGGCCTGGGTTTACTCCGGATAGAACCCTGCCTCTTTTTTTGAGATCAGCTAAAGCCCTCTTTTTCCTTTTAAGCACCAGCATTACTTCGCTACTTAGGTCCACCATTAAATTATTTACCTGTATGGAAGTGGTAATATATTGGATAAACCTGATAAAATAGCCAATACTTATAATAGCCAGTATAATGGCAAAAAAAGCAGAGAATACCAAAGTTTCAGGCTCCCTTTCATGCAGAAAAAGCAGGGAAACGATGGCATAGGTAAAGCCGGCAATAAACACTCCTAAAACGATTTGGGTCAGCCGGTCTGATATAAAGTTCTGCAGGGTGCGGGGGGAAAACTGGGAAGAGTAAATGGATAATACCACCATAATAGTAGAAAAGGTAATGGTGGTCATGGTCAAAAGGGAAGTAGCAATTACCGTTAAAATATCTCTACCCAGATTAACGCTGGTGAAGGCAAAAACTGGTAAAACTTGCTTTAGATGTGCCTGGAATGTATTGTCTACTGCGGTAGTTATGAAAGCTAATATTATAGCTCCCAAAATAAAAAGGCTGGGTATAAACCATATGCTTTCTTTATATTTTAATAAAATTTTTCTAAACAATTGTTCTCCAGGGTTTGTTTCCTATCTTTGGTAACTTCCAAGCATAGCTCTATAAAATTTAAAAAATGATATTTTTTTTATATATGTAATTCTTATTAATATAAGATAAAATCAATATAATTACTATATTATTAATTTTTGAGGAGAAGGGGATATGAATATATTTAATAAAGTAATAATGGTCATATTATTGCTGTTAGTAGCAGTGGTATGCATAGTATCCATAGTAAATGTATTTGTTAATCTGTATGATATTGGTGAAGTGGCCAACAGGATGGTCAATTATTTTACCAATGTGAATCAATTTTTACTGGCTTTGGTGTTGTTTATTATTTTATTGGTCAGCTTGGCTTTATTGGTTTTTGAATTTTATCGGAGGAAAGTTAAAACAGCCAGTGTTACCAGTGACCAGTCGGGAAAAATTATGATCACAGTAAACAGCGTATCCAATCAGATTAGAGAAAAACTGGTACCCCTGGATGGCGTACTGGATCCTAAGGTAAATATAGTACCCAAGAATGACGGTATTATCATTAATATATTTTCGGCATTGGTTAAAGGGGTAAACGTAACTGAAAAAACTCAGGAAATAAGAACTGTAGCCAGCAATTTTGCTTCAGAACAATTAGGGTTTAAAATAATACAGACTAATTATACTGCTACCAGCTTTAGAGGCAGGAAACCTGTAGCTCCTAAAGTAAGAGAATCAGAGCCAGTTGCTGAAGAAATTAATGTATCCCCGCAAGAGCCTGAAGAGATCCAAAATAAGGATGAGGCAGGTCCGGATTCGGTTTAATTAACAGTGCATTGAAGCCCTTATGCCCCTAAAGATTTGAAACCAAATAGGGGCGGCCATCGGCTGTTTTTAGTTTGGCGGGCTAATGAACTTCCCATTAGGCCTGGTATTTAAGCTAAAGGGCATATAAAGTTATACAATTAAAAGCCCAGGAGTATGCGGGTAGAGAAAGACCCTGCTATTATCAAGAGCGGTACTTGCTTTTTTAAAAAGTCATTTACAATAGCACCGATTGAAACCACCCAGAATATGGCTGGCATAGTTGCCAAATATTTATTTTAACCCGCTTAAAAATTTTAGTTAATTTGTTTTGGATAATTCTAAAAATAATTATACTGAAGCCAATAATTTAGAATAGCAGGGCTAAGTAGGTAAAAAATATAATAATTAACACTCGCTGCTGCTTACAGGTATTGTAATATGAAACTTGTTTAATTTGTTTTGGGTGTTAAAATAACTTTACTATTTTTTAGGGCATATGGAAAAGCAATAAGACTTAATTAGATATTATTACTATTGCAACATTATATTATATAAACGGTTGGTATATATATCATAAGTAAAAAGTTTTTGAATTAAAATCTTTAGATAATAAATAATATTTATGGACTTGCAATCCTAATAATTTGTTATTATTATAGCTACTTAATAAAAATTAGAATATATAAATAAACTTATGAAGGAGAAAATATGGCTAGAACCAAAGAAACTAAGAGGAAGTATAAAAAGATTGGCATAGATAAATTAAACAGTATAAGTGCATTGGAAATAGAGATAATGAAAATAGTATGGAATCAGGAAAAAGTTACTGTAAGAAAGGTACATGAAACCATGCTAAAAAAAGAGATAGAAGATAATAAGGAAGAATTTACTCCCTATACCACGGTTATGTCTACCATGACTGCTTTAGCGGACAAAGGATTACTTAAGCAGGATAAAAGGGAAAAGACCTATATCTATACTGCCAATGTGGACCAGAGAGAACTTTCAAAAAGCTTGATTATGTCGGTTGCCGAAAATTTACTGGAAAATAATGCCCAAAAAATGGTGATAGATTTTTTGGAAGACAACCAAAATATTTCCAGCAAGGGTGTAGAAAAATTGATTAAGAAAATTGATAAGTCTTAATAGTTAAGAACTGCATAATATATTGATTTATCTTGATTGGTAAGGCCATCGGTATTGCATCGATGGCCTTTTTTGGTAAGCTGAACCGGTAGAAAGTTTTTTCAATCAAGTTTTTTGTTTATAATATTGGTTAACATATCAATAAACAGGAAATGAAATGGATCAAAAAATAGGCAGGGCAGAGCAGATTTTAAAAGACTATAAGAAAGATAGTTATAGTTTTGGCATTGGCAGCCTTCCAGCCTGGAAGAACTACTGTTTGGAATTTGGGCCAAATTTTTTACTGCTTATATCCGGCAGCCAATGGGCTAGCAAGTTGAAACAGCAGATACTGTCAAGAGCAGGTAAAGAACTTAATTGCCTTATAATAATAGACAGCCCTCCCATAGATAATCCCATAAATTATGTCCTGGATTTGGCTGCAGCTATAGATACCTACAAACCTGAAAGCATATTAGCAGTAGGTGGAGGGTCAGCTATTGACAGTGCTAAAGCCGCTAATGTTGCGGCTAGCCTTAATGCTAGCAGTATAGAGCCGTTTCTGGGAATAGGCAAGGTTACTGCAGAGCTGAAGAAACAAAAAAAGAGCCTGTTTCCCTTGGTAGCGGTGCAGACTATTGCTGGTTCAGGCTCGCATCTTAGCCAGAATTCAGTCATTACTTTTCCCCAGTCAGGGCTTAAAAAGATAATCACGGACATTAGCCTGGTTCCAGATAGATCGGTTTTTGATTATGGCTTAACTGCCAGTATGGACAGAGACTTAACACTGGACGGTGCATTAGATGGTTTATCCCATTGCCTGGAAGTATATTTTGGCTCCAGGCAAGATGCCAGGATAGAAGAGGTATGCCTTAATTCTATTTCCATCATTGTCCAATATCTGCCTATGTTATTAAATGAACTGAATAATATTAAATACCGGGAGGCCATGGGAATAGCCACCGATCTGGGAGGTTATGCTTTAATGCTGGGAGGCACCAGCGGTGCTCACCTTAATAGTTTTTCCATGGTTGATTTAACCAGTCATGGTAGGGCCTGTGCCATACTAAATCCATACTATACTGTATTTTACTCTCCAGCTATACAAAACCAATTGGAAAAGCTCGCGCCTATATTTAAACCTTATATGCCAAAGATTACTGGAACTGATCCCCGGAGCCTGGGAGAAGCGGTGGCCCAAGCAATGCTAAATTTTTACCGGTATATTGGTTTTCCGGTTAAGCTTACCCAGCTGAAAGGGTACGACAGCGGTCTTATTGATAAGATACTAAATGATGCTAAGAATCCCCAGCTGGCCATGAAACTAAAAAGTATGCCCGTAGCTTTGGATCCGGAGAATGTAGATCAGTTTATGTATCCGATACTTAAAGCTGCAGAAAGCGGACAACTTAATTTAGTCAAGAATATGGATTAATATCCAACTATATTATTAAAATTAAATGCCGGTCTTAGAAATAATCTATGGGTATTTCTACCGGCATATCCAGCAGTCTTTTATATTCCTGGTTTAATTTAAGCAGAGTAACTGAACAGCCTTCCATGTCCAAGGAAGTGCAGTAATTATTAACATAGGTCTTATGTACTTTAATGGCACTTTCCCTTAATAGTTTATGGCATATCCCGGCTGCTATATACAATTCTCCAATAGGGGTCCCGCCCAGTCCGTTGACCATCAGGGCTACTTCGTCTCCAGCAACAAAGGGAAGGTCCTGCAATACAGCATCAGTTAGTTTCTTTATAATCAAATTGGCCTTTTGGTAGGATATTCTTTCCCTTCCTGGTTCGCCATGTAGCCCAACTCCAAGCTCAATCTCATTTTCACCCAGCTGGAAAGTGGGGGATCCCTTTTCGGGCGTGGTGCAGGGCTTTAAGGCAAAACCCATGGTTCTGACATTGCTGTTTATTTCCATGGCCAGGTTTTTTAACTGGTCCAGGCTGGCTCCTTCCTCTGATTTAGCCCCCACCATTTTATATATCAAAATAGCTCCTGCCACTCCTCGTCTTCCTGCAGTGAAAGTACTGTCTTTTACCGCTACATCGTCATTAATGATGACTGTTTCGGTACAAGGCCCTCCTTCAAACTCCAGCATCTCGCTGGCCATTTCAAAATTTGCCCGGTCTCCGGTATAGTTTTTTACCAAGAACAAAACCCCTCTGCCCCTGTCTACCAGCCTGGCTGCATCTACAATAGCATCCAGGGTGGGGGCGGCAAATACTGGACCGGCACAGGCAGCATCCAGCATGCCTCGTCCCACATAGAAAGCCTGATCGGGCTCATGGCCGCTGCCCGAACCGGATATTATACCTACTTTGTTTAGGTAGGGGTCTTTCCTAAATACAATTCTTTTTTCAGGAATGAGCCCTATGGCATCTGGTTTGCTGTCAGCCAGGCCCTTAAGCATTTCCGCTACGACATCTTCCGGGTTATTTATAATTTTTTTCATGATTTACAACCCCTGTCCAGTTGATTTCAAATATTCTAAAGCTGCTTCAAATATCAGGTATATTATTACCGATCCAGGGTCCCTATGGCCCTTGCTGCGATCACCCAAGTAGGAAGCCCTGCCTTTTTTTGCTGTCATATCTATGGTGTTATCAGAACCGCTTTTAGCTGCTTGATAAGCTTGTTCAATAAGGGTTACCATAGTTGAGTTAACGCTGGCTGCGGAAGCCTTAATTGCTTCTACTGCAGGCTCTAAAGCGTCTATTAGTGTTTTATCCCCAACCTGGGTATTTCCACCTCTCCTTTTAATAACAGTATTGGACATTTCCAAGGCATCTGCTAAAGCCTGTCCATTTATCTCCTTTTTTTCACCAATGCTTTTACCTGCTTCTAAAAAACCGGTACCCAGCATGGCTCCCGAGGTGCCTCCTATGGTATAGGCCAGGGTAAAGCCAACTTTCTTAAGAATATCTCCCAGCTCCATATCATTTAACTGTGGCAGTGTCTCCAATACTGCCTTAAACCCTCGTTTTACTCCAATCCCGCAATCTGCATCACCTACATTGGAATCAAGTTCGGTGAGCATCTTTTCTGCCTCTATCAGCTTATGGCTAATGGCTTCGATAACTCCGATGAGAGTCTCTTTCTGAGTGGCCATACTGCTCCTTATTTATCATGATAATTATTTTAAATATTATAACAGATATGGTGCTGGAAAAAAATTCAATTTGGCCAAGCAAGCCCTTATAGCGGTTTGACAATTTGAATGTTAATAGATATACTCATATACATAAAAATACAATAAAATCACAGCAAGAGGTAAAGATGGTAGAAAAGAAGCAAGATTATTTTAGAGTACCTATAACTATGCCTTCCACTATGGTTGCTTTTCTTGAAAATATGGGAATAGAGTGTAAGAGAAGCGGCGGCCACAAAATAGCTAATACCGAAATAGTAAGGAGCGCCATAAGACTGCTGATGGACCTGGATATAGATATTGCCGGTATCAAATCTGAGGAAGAACTGGAAGCAAGAATCAAGGATGCTGCCCGAAGATACAAATAGCATATCTGCAGCATACAACAATTGATTATCATAATATTTATTCATTTGTTTTAATTTCCTTTGTATTTATAATAAGTAAAAAATATAGATATGGAGTTAGATTGTTATGGCTGAAATTAAAAAAGACTTGTTGATTATTGGAGCCGGCCCGGCGGGCTTGGGGGCTGCATTGTATGCTAGGCGGGCAGATATAGACTTTGAGATAACTGAAAAACATATGGCGGGGGGACAGATAGTAAATACAGAATTTATAGAAAACTATCTGGGATTAAAAAAATTATCCGGTTTCGACCTGATACAAAATTTTACAGAACACTGCAAAGAGATGGAAATAGAGATTAAAGAATATACCTCTATTGCTTCCATCAAGTTTATTAAAAGTAAAAAAAAGTTCAGGTGCCAGATATTTGACAGCAACGATACTTATGTAGTGTCTTCAATTATTATTACTACCGGGGCCAGTCCCAAAATGCTTAACCTGGAAGGGGAAAAAGAACTTATTGGCAGCGGTATTTCTTTTTGTGCTACCTGTGACGGGGCCCTATACCGTGACAAGGATGTAGCGGTAGTAGGCGGCGGTGACACTGCAGTAGAGGAAGCCCTTTTTTTGGCAAAATTTGCCAAAACTGTATATATAATCCACCGCCGGGATCAGTTAAGAGCAGTAAAGATACTCCAGGACCGGGCTTTTGAAAACAAGAAGATTAAAGTGTTATGGGATACAGTTGTTGAAAAATTTGAGGGGAAATCCAAGCTGGATCATATTTTTATCAAGAATGTAAAAGAAAAAAAAGTTTCCAAACTGCAAGTTGATGGAGTTTTTGAGTATGTAGGATATGTGCCTAATTCAGGATTGGTCAAAGATTTGGTAAAGTTGGACCAGGACGGTTTTATTATAACGGATCAGCATATGAGGACTTCACATCAGGGCATTTATGCTGCAGGGGATGTAAGAAATACCCCTTTAAGGCAGGTTATAACCGCTGTATCTGATGGAGCGGTGGCGGCTATGATTATGGACAAACATATGCGGGGACTGCTGTAGAAACAATACTTGATGCTAAATTATGGTTAATTGGAGGGTTTGCCCAAATCTGAAAATACAGGTTTAAATTGGAGTGGTTAATTCATAGTGGAAGTACTGAAAAAAAATCATAGTGGAGAAAAGATAGTTGACCTTCAAATGAGGTTACGTCAGCTGGGCTATAGTCTGGGCCATACCCAGATTGACGGTGTATTCGGGTTGGAGACTGAAAATGCAGTAAGAAGCTTTCAACAGGAAAGAGGTTTGGACTCCACTGGGGAAGTGGACAGTCAAACCTGGCAGGAGCTGGTAGATGCGGGATACAAAATAGGGGATAGGCTGCTATATCTAAAACACCCTCCTTTCAGGGGGGATGATGTCCGAACTTTGCAATACTGGTTAAAAAGCCTGGGTTTTTACAGGTTTAAGGAAAATGGTATTTTTTGTACCCATACCCAGGATGCAGTAATAGATTTCCAGAAGAATATTAACCTGTCAGCAGATGGCATAGTAGGTGATGGGACTATCAAGCATCTGGTCAGGCTAAAAAGGATAATTGAACCCAAGAAGACATCAAACTTTCCTTTTAACAGTAAACTGGAGTTAAAAAAAAGGCAGGGCACAGTTAATGTAGCTTTCGATTATGGGCATGATATCTATGATGAAGAAATAGACCGCTATTTCAAGGAAAAGATATATATTTGCAGGAGTATAGTAAATTATTGCCGGCAACTGCTGGAAGAAGTGGGCATAAAATCCATAGTCACTGTAAATGATAATAATCAGAGTCTTTTTTTAGCTGACCGCATTAATTATGCCAATAAAGCTGAACCTGATATTATGGTAAGTATAAATTTAAGCTATTCCCGTGATAATATGGCCAATGGATGCAGCTGTTATTATTTTAAAGGATTAAGATCATATTCTGTTAATGGGAACCAAATGGCAAACCTTATCCAGGATATGATTGTAAAGAATTTAAGGATACCTGACTGCAGGGTACACGGATCCAGCTACAGCATATTAAAAGAAACAGAAATGACCTCAGTATTGGTAGAACCTGGCTTTATTTCTAACCCCGGTCAAAGGGATAAACTTAAAAAATCCGATTATCAATTACAGCTAAGCCAGCATTTAGTTCAGGGAATCATAAGTTTTATAAAGAATTAGTATGTATATTATTTATGATGATTTCTTTTTAAAACACCATACAGGCTCCCTGCACCCGGAAAAAGGGGAAAGATTATCCTGCATAAAAACCAGCCTAAAGAATTGGAGTAACGGTCCCCATCTGTATTGGTTAACTCCTGCCAGGGCCAGTCTGGATATAATTTCCCTTATCCATCACCCTGATTATATCAGGCAGATTAAGCATTATTCTACCCTTCATAAACTTATAAACCTGGACACCGATACAGTAGTATCTCATTTTACCTATGATTGTGCAGTTCTGGCGGCAGGAGCCGCTGTGCAGGGGATTGACCAGCTTTTTTCTACTGGCGCCAAGTCTTCAATGTTTTTTGCTTTAGTACGCCCTCCCGGGCACCATGCTTTTGAAAACAGGGGGACAGGATTTTGTATTTTTAACCAAATAGCCATAGCTGCTGCTTATGCTTTAAGAGAATACAAGGTTGAGAGAATAGCTATTATAGATTTTGATGCCCACCACGGTAACGGAACGCAGCATCTTTTTTACGGGGACCAACATGTTTTTTTTGTATCATTTCACCAGTACCCCCACTATCCGGGGACAGGCACCGCTCAAGAAGCAGGCATAAAAGAAGGCAAAGGCTATAGCCTTAATTTCCCTTTTGCCCCCGGTACCGGCCAAGATTGCTACCTCTATGCCCTGGACCAGGTAGTGGTGCCGCTGATGTTAAAATTCTGCCCTCAGCTGGTGTTGGTTAGTGCCGGCTATGATTCGCATGCAGAAGACCACCTGTCTTCGCTTAAACTTACCGAAAGCTCTTATAATAAAATTATGAAAGTGGTTAGCAGCTTAAGTAGAATTTGCAGCCGGGGCAGGCTGGGTATATTCCTGGAGGGGGGCTATAATACTGATGTATTGGGCGATTGTGTTAAGGAAACGGTCAAAGGATGCCTTGATACCAGCTATAATATAGATAATTTAAGCCAGG includes the following:
- a CDS encoding DUF2254 domain-containing protein: MFRKILLKYKESIWFIPSLFILGAIILAFITTAVDNTFQAHLKQVLPVFAFTSVNLGRDILTVIATSLLTMTTITFSTIMVVLSIYSSQFSPRTLQNFISDRLTQIVLGVFIAGFTYAIVSLLFLHEREPETLVFSAFFAIILAIISIGYFIRFIQYITTSIQVNNLMVDLSSEVMLVLKRKKRALADLKKRGRVLSGVNPGLINLYKISRMEVKATKFGHIQYIDAEGLIKFAKDNDILVETTVRVGDFVGKYTTVLLIWNHDKEEEIKCNVDKYITLGNYKSTNQDIDFGIQKIEEVALRAISPSINDPNTAMLGVRNMAVIMSEINDYCTGTKYFYDQQQNLRLILDERNYEDILYSSFYKILNFSRNQISVFSAILEAIVIMTEKRDRKSKNILIEFSHYVIGGFNLEILHGKDKYFLNLKLSKIAEHLNMDPKQLLLS
- the amaP gene encoding alkaline shock response membrane anchor protein AmaP codes for the protein MNIFNKVIMVILLLLVAVVCIVSIVNVFVNLYDIGEVANRMVNYFTNVNQFLLALVLFIILLVSLALLVFEFYRRKVKTASVTSDQSGKIMITVNSVSNQIREKLVPLDGVLDPKVNIVPKNDGIIINIFSALVKGVNVTEKTQEIRTVASNFASEQLGFKIIQTNYTATSFRGRKPVAPKVRESEPVAEEINVSPQEPEEIQNKDEAGPDSV
- a CDS encoding BlaI/MecI/CopY family transcriptional regulator, whose translation is MARTKETKRKYKKIGIDKLNSISALEIEIMKIVWNQEKVTVRKVHETMLKKEIEDNKEEFTPYTTVMSTMTALADKGLLKQDKREKTYIYTANVDQRELSKSLIMSVAENLLENNAQKMVIDFLEDNQNISSKGVEKLIKKIDKS
- a CDS encoding iron-containing alcohol dehydrogenase, with the protein product MDQKIGRAEQILKDYKKDSYSFGIGSLPAWKNYCLEFGPNFLLLISGSQWASKLKQQILSRAGKELNCLIIIDSPPIDNPINYVLDLAAAIDTYKPESILAVGGGSAIDSAKAANVAASLNASSIEPFLGIGKVTAELKKQKKSLFPLVAVQTIAGSGSHLSQNSVITFPQSGLKKIITDISLVPDRSVFDYGLTASMDRDLTLDGALDGLSHCLEVYFGSRQDARIEEVCLNSISIIVQYLPMLLNELNNIKYREAMGIATDLGGYALMLGGTSGAHLNSFSMVDLTSHGRACAILNPYYTVFYSPAIQNQLEKLAPIFKPYMPKITGTDPRSLGEAVAQAMLNFYRYIGFPVKLTQLKGYDSGLIDKILNDAKNPQLAMKLKSMPVALDPENVDQFMYPILKAAESGQLNLVKNMD
- the dhaK gene encoding dihydroxyacetone kinase subunit DhaK produces the protein MKKIINNPEDVVAEMLKGLADSKPDAIGLIPEKRIVFRKDPYLNKVGIISGSGSGHEPDQAFYVGRGMLDAACAGPVFAAPTLDAIVDAARLVDRGRGVLFLVKNYTGDRANFEMASEMLEFEGGPCTETVIINDDVAVKDSTFTAGRRGVAGAILIYKMVGAKSEEGASLDQLKNLAMEINSNVRTMGFALKPCTTPEKGSPTFQLGENEIELGVGLHGEPGRERISYQKANLIIKKLTDAVLQDLPFVAGDEVALMVNGLGGTPIGELYIAAGICHKLLRESAIKVHKTYVNNYCTSLDMEGCSVTLLKLNQEYKRLLDMPVEIPIDYF
- the dhaL gene encoding dihydroxyacetone kinase subunit DhaL, with the translated sequence MATQKETLIGVIEAISHKLIEAEKMLTELDSNVGDADCGIGVKRGFKAVLETLPQLNDMELGDILKKVGFTLAYTIGGTSGAMLGTGFLEAGKSIGEKKEINGQALADALEMSNTVIKRRGGNTQVGDKTLIDALEPAVEAIKASAASVNSTMVTLIEQAYQAAKSGSDNTIDMTAKKGRASYLGDRSKGHRDPGSVIIYLIFEAALEYLKSTGQGL
- the trxB gene encoding thioredoxin-disulfide reductase, producing the protein MAEIKKDLLIIGAGPAGLGAALYARRADIDFEITEKHMAGGQIVNTEFIENYLGLKKLSGFDLIQNFTEHCKEMEIEIKEYTSIASIKFIKSKKKFRCQIFDSNDTYVVSSIIITTGASPKMLNLEGEKELIGSGISFCATCDGALYRDKDVAVVGGGDTAVEEALFLAKFAKTVYIIHRRDQLRAVKILQDRAFENKKIKVLWDTVVEKFEGKSKLDHIFIKNVKEKKVSKLQVDGVFEYVGYVPNSGLVKDLVKLDQDGFIITDQHMRTSHQGIYAAGDVRNTPLRQVITAVSDGAVAAMIMDKHMRGLL
- a CDS encoding peptidoglycan-binding protein — its product is MEVLKKNHSGEKIVDLQMRLRQLGYSLGHTQIDGVFGLETENAVRSFQQERGLDSTGEVDSQTWQELVDAGYKIGDRLLYLKHPPFRGDDVRTLQYWLKSLGFYRFKENGIFCTHTQDAVIDFQKNINLSADGIVGDGTIKHLVRLKRIIEPKKTSNFPFNSKLELKKRQGTVNVAFDYGHDIYDEEIDRYFKEKIYICRSIVNYCRQLLEEVGIKSIVTVNDNNQSLFLADRINYANKAEPDIMVSINLSYSRDNMANGCSCYYFKGLRSYSVNGNQMANLIQDMIVKNLRIPDCRVHGSSYSILKETEMTSVLVEPGFISNPGQRDKLKKSDYQLQLSQHLVQGIISFIKN
- a CDS encoding histone deacetylase, which gives rise to MYIIYDDFFLKHHTGSLHPEKGERLSCIKTSLKNWSNGPHLYWLTPARASLDIISLIHHPDYIRQIKHYSTLHKLINLDTDTVVSHFTYDCAVLAAGAAVQGIDQLFSTGAKSSMFFALVRPPGHHAFENRGTGFCIFNQIAIAAAYALREYKVERIAIIDFDAHHGNGTQHLFYGDQHVFFVSFHQYPHYPGTGTAQEAGIKEGKGYSLNFPFAPGTGQDCYLYALDQVVVPLMLKFCPQLVLVSAGYDSHAEDHLSSLKLTESSYNKIMKVVSSLSRICSRGRLGIFLEGGYNTDVLGDCVKETVKGCLDTSYNIDNLSQEYEGIDDGCRSLISYLSKKFGVIHG